A single Epinephelus fuscoguttatus linkage group LG13, E.fuscoguttatus.final_Chr_v1 DNA region contains:
- the LOC125900285 gene encoding F-box only protein 47-like: MVRKASRGVRKYKLKHKPRKRTHHQPRPTRTIMTRSQANIRGSFFDRLPAEVFDMILEKLSVMELSVFSMVSKDITKYIVDHISTLAWKNKRIIQNFHNSTCIEQRCTVGHYRDLGLLFKRCTLLLPTKDRLKFIFCRLSEIPCFLFGQCLEPDCIGFDCYGVFLQALIAGWDELECHRVFNFLCDLTNLMPKIDAVITGKPGVRCYQKLQLRLYCRRVLLDPWLNQPDCQFWLMQLLKPWPMVSQAQLLFMLYGPLLPEGTLGLQDLVERGLPRSALWDLARAILMLFGQLEVKSQTTYPLLTILEELFVVPQPWHVESVARLLVLCGSKLCYSVLASKAINGQLPEICRLIVFIILVCEKDGYHMSWAVKLVQQICKVFSTAPERFSFIHHLENMFAEVTREFFESSVTGNPLENRETFQTLCILLDSSARFHTKFLHMFLIQG; this comes from the exons ATGGTAAGGAAAGCCTCCAGAGGTGTTAGAAAGtacaaactaaaacacaaacCCCGCAAGAGGACTCATCATCAGCCCCGTCCAACCAGGACCATCATGACCCGCAGCCAGGCTAACATCCGCGGCAGCTTCTTCGACAGGCTCCCGGCAGAGGTGTTCGACATGATCCTGGAGAAACTGTCTG tgatgGAGCTCAGTGTGTTCAGCATGGTGTCCAAGGACATTACTAAATACATTGTGGACCACATCTCCACTCTCGCCTGGAAGAATAAAAGGATCATTCAAAACTTTCACAACTCCACCTGCATTGAACAGAGATGCACTGTTGGACACTACAGAGACTTGG GATTGTTGTTCAAGAGATGCACCCTGTTGCTACCAACAAAGGACAGGTTGAAGTTTATCTTTTGCAGGTTGTCAGAG ATcccctgcttcctgtttgggcAGTGTTTGGAACCAGACTGCATTGGCTTCGACTGCTACGGAGTCTTCCTCCAG GCACTGATCGCAGGGTGGGATGAGCTGGAGTGCCACAGAGTGTTCAACTTCttgtgtgacctcacaaatcTGATGCCAAAAATAGATGCAGTCATCACTGGAAAACCAG GGGTGAGGTGTTACCAAAAGCTGCAGCTCCGTCTTTACTGCCGCAGAGTTCTGTTGGACCCGTGGCTGAACCAGCCTGATTGCCAGTTCTGGCTAATGCAGCTCCTGAAGCCTTGGCCCATGGTCAGCCAGGCACAGTTACTGTTCATGCTGTATGGACCCCTGCTGCCTGAGG GCACTCTTGGCTTGCAGGATCTGGTGGAGAGGGGGCTTCCTCGCAGTGCTCTGTGGGACCTGGCCAGAGCCATCCTTATGCTTTTCGGACAACTAGAAGTCAAAAGCCAGACCACCTATCCACTGCTGACAATCTTGGAAGAGCTCTTTG TTGTTCCTCAGCCATGGCATGTGGAGAGTGTGGCTCGTCTGTTGGTGCTGTGTGGCAGCAAGCTCTGCTACAGTGTTCTGGCCAGCAAGGCCATCAATGGACAACTCCCTGAGATCTGCAGACTCATCGTGTTCATCATACTG GTGTGTGAGAAGGACGGCTATCACATGTCCTGGGCGGTGAAGTTGGTGCAGCAGATCTGCAAGGTCTTCAGCACGGCTCCTGAAAGGTTCAGCTTCATCCACCACCTGGAGAACATGTTTGCAGAGGTCACCCGGGAGTTTTTTGAGTCCTCTGTGACAG